One Penicillium oxalicum strain HP7-1 chromosome III, whole genome shotgun sequence genomic region harbors:
- a CDS encoding Phospho-2-dehydro-3-deoxyheptonate aldolase, tyrosine-inhibited, which translates to MPLVNTTEVNEDTRVLGYDPLLSPQFLQTEIPAPERAIQTVRQGRNEAIEIIEQRDDRLLVMVGPCSIHDPDTALEYARRLKEVAGKLSKDLCIIMRAYLEKPRTTVGWKGLINDPDIDETYNINKGLRVSRKLYVDLTSAGLPIASEMLDTISPQFLADLISLGAIGARTTESQLHRELASGLSFPIGYKNGTDGNLTVAIDAIGAAAHPHRFLGVTKQGLAAITKTAGNEHGFVILRGGNRGTNYDRESIRSAREALRAKKQREVLMVDCSHGNSKKNHLNQPLVAKEVADQLREGETGIIGVMIESNIYEGNQKVPPEGPSGLLRGVSITDACINWEMTIDVLNDLADGVRARRALLAAKTNGANGSH; encoded by the exons ATGCCTCTCGTGAACACCACCGAAGTCAACGAGGACACTCGTG TCCTTGGTTACGACCCTCTGTTGTCGCCGCAGTTCCTCCAGACCGAGATCCCCGCG CCTGAACGTGCCATTCAGACTGTTCGCCAAGGTCGCAATGAAGCCATTGAGATCATCGAGCAGCGTGACGACCGTCTGCTCGTCATGGTCGGTCCCTGCTCCATCCATGACCCCGACACGGCCCTTGAATACGCCCGTCGTCTGAAAGAAGTCGCTGGCAAGCTCTCCAAAGACCTCTGCATCATCATGCGCGCATATCTCGAGAAGCCCCGCACCACCGTCGGCTGGAAGGGTCTGATCAACGACCCCGATATCGACGAGACTTACAACATCAACAAGGGTCTGCGTGTCTCCCGCAAGCTCTACGTAGACCTCACCAGCGCCGGTCTCCCCATTGCCTCGGAGATGCTCGACACCATCTCCCCGCAGTTCCTTGCTGATCTCATCTCCCTCGGGGCCATCGGTGCCCGCACCACTGAGTCCCAGCTTCACCGAGAGCTGGCTTCCGGTCTTTCCTTCCCCATTGGTTACAAGAACGGCACAGATGGCAACCTGACCGTGGCCATTGATGCCATCGGTGCGGCCGCTCACCCCCACCGCTTCCTCGGTGTGACCAAGCAGGGTCTGGCGGCCATCACCAAGACCGCCGGTAACGAGCACGGCTTTGTCATCCTCCGTGGCGGAAACCGAGGTACTAACTACGACCGCGAGAGCATTCGCAGTGCGCGGGAGGCCCTCCGCGCCAAGAAGCAGCGCGAAGTTCTCATGGTGGACTGCTCTCACGGCAACTCCAAGAAGAACCACCTCAACCAGCCCCTGGTCGCCAAGGAGGTCGCCGATCAACTCCGCGAGGGTGAGACCGGTATCATCGGTGTCATGATCGAATCCAACATCTACGAGGGTAACCAGAAGGTTCCCCCCGAGGGCCCCTCCGGACTCCTCCGCGGTGTCAGCATCACCGATGCCTGCATCAACTGGGAGATGACCATTGATGTGCTGAACGATTTGGCGGACGGTGTGCGCGCTCGTCGTGCTCTCTTGGCAGCCAAGACCAACGGCGCCAACGGCTCTCACTAA
- a CDS encoding Hexokinase-1 has translation MSAPLIKVLHRLQELFHNVVTALEAMILFPSLFRGLSCRKRKPFLGAHWRRRTLDDFAEEVETLFTSPLSTPIMLEMSEKIRAQFRVCLQKSPVCMLPSYNHALPTGSETGTFLALDVGGSTFRVALIELHGRDAEMRIVKVASCYIDNTVKLLEGTKFFDWMAGHIEKMLNDVGTDYGRGETSLPMGLSWSFPIDQTSMGSGLMIHMGKGFHCSEGTVGQELGSLLIQSCRKRNLNVSMAAIVNDSSAALLSRAYVDAKTRMSLILGTGTNMAIHFPVHEIGRSKFGVRPEGWFDHAKHVIVNSEMSMFGGGVLPMTRWDDVLNRTHMRPDYQPLEYMITGRYLGEIVRLIIVEAVETAGLFGGELPHSMREPYSFDTSIVACIEEDSSVSMSASAALLQKLHTLPSFPPIEDLRFLRRVSQVVSRRAAAYLATAIHSMWCLRNEVEYPTTTSLPDDLVKGTSEVTVVESTDAEKNVSIACDGTVINKYPGFRDTCQSYLDQLSEQSHHTFGSAIRLEAAPESAILGAAVAVAVAIADQPAQNL, from the coding sequence ATGTCGGCCCCGCTCATCAAGGTCTTGCACCGATTGCAAGAACTCTTCCACAATGTAGTCACTGCGCTCGAAGCCATGATTCTGTTCCCGTCACTTTTCCGCGGCCTATCGTGCAGGAAGCGCAAACCTTTCCTAGGGGCTCACTGGCGCCGACGGACGCTGGATGATTTTGCCGAGGAAGTCGAGACGCTGTTCACATCCCCACTGTCGACCCCAATCATGCTTGAAATGTCGGAGAAGATTCGCGCACAATTCCGCGTTTGCCTGCAGAAGAGTCCTGTCTGTATGCTTCCGTCCTACAACCACGCGTTGCCCACCGGCTCCGAGACGGGCACGTTTCTGGCGCTGGATGTGGGAGGGTCGACATTTCGCGTGGCGCTGATTGAATTGCATGGACGAGATGCCGAGATGCGCATCGTAAAAGTGGCCTCGTGCTACATTGACAATACCGTCAAGCTTTTGGAAGGTACAAAATTCTTCGACTGGATGGCAGGTCACATTGAAAAGATGTTGAACGATGTGGGCACGGACTATGGTCGGGGCGAGACGAGTCTCCCAATGGGACTATCGTGGTCGTTCCCCATTGATCAGACCTCCATGGGAAGCGGACTCATGATTCACATGGGCAAGGGGTTCCACTGCTCGGAAGGCACCGTGGGACAGGAACTGGGTAGTTTGCTGATTCAATCGTGTCGGAAGCGGAATCTCAACGTGTCAATGGCGGCAATTGTAAACGACAGTTCCGCAGCGCTCCTCTCGCGCGCCTATGTGGACGCCAAGACTCGCATGTCGTTGATCCTTGGCACCGGCACGAACATGGCTATCCACTTTCCAGTGCATGAAATTGGCCGAAGCAAATTCGGTGTGCGTCCGGAGGGCTGGTTCGACCATGCTAAGCATGTGATTGTCAATAGCGAGATGAGCATGTTTGGAGGTGGTGTGCTCCCCATGACCCGATGGGACGATGTCCTCAATCGTACCCACATGCGCCCAGATTACCAACCGCTAGAATACATGATCACTGGACGCTATCTTGGCGAAATTGTGCGCCTCATCATTGTTGAGGCGGTCGAGACCGCGGGTCTGTTCGGCGGCGAGCTTCCACATTCCATGCGCGAGCCGTACTCCTTCGACACCAGCATCGTGGCGTGCATCGAGGAGGATTCTTCCGTCTCCATGTCCGCCTCCGCCGCTTTGCTTCAGAAACTGCACACGCTGCCGAGCTTCCCTCCTATCGAGGATCTACGATTCCTCCGCCGTGTCTCACAGGTGGTCTCGCGACGGGCTGCCGCGTACTTGGCAACTGCTATTCACAGCATGTGGTGTCTACGCAACGAGGTTGAATACCCTACGACGACATCCTTGCCTGACGACCTAGTCAAGGGCACATCCGAAGTCACGGTCGTGGAGAGCACTGATGCGGAAAAGAACGTCTCCATAGCCTGCGACGGTACCGTGATCAACAAATATCCTGGCTTCCGCGACACTTGCCAGTCCTACTTGGACCAACTTTCAGAGCAGTCTCATCATACTTTTGGTTCAGCAATCCGCCTGGAAGCTGCCCCGGAGAGTGCTATCCTTGGTGCTGCAGtggctgttgctgttgcCATCGCAGACCAACCTGCGCAAAATCTGTAA
- a CDS encoding 3-ketoacyl-CoA thiolase, peroxisomal, with the protein MASPIPRGLKQVLQKTPNDIVILSALRTPVTRAKKGGFKDAYPEELLSHVLRATLKANPNLDPALIDDVTIGSVLQELGGAKAGRMAQIHAGFPHSVPFNTVNRQCSSGLAAITAVSYGIRAGAINVGVGGGMESMTRNYGSRAIPTVLWPELKDSHSKDARDCIMPMGITSENVASRYGISRADQDAFAAESHHKASAAQKAGRFDSQIVSVTTKSFSAEHPDAAPEDITVSQDDGIRHNISVEKMASLKPAFSADGASTAGNSSQVSDGAAATLLMRRSTAEELGLSGSIKARWVATAVAGCAPDEMGVGPAVAIPKLLENTGLQVSDVGVWEINEAFASQALYSIRKLGIDQAKVNPNGGAIAIGHPLGATGARQVADLLPELERSGQDIGVVSMCIGTGMGMAGMFVRE; encoded by the coding sequence ATGGCCTCCCCCATACCTCGTGGCCTCAAGCAGGTGCTGCAAAAGACTCCCAACGATATTGTCATACTGTCGGCTCTGCGAACGCCAGTCACTCGCGCCAAAAAGGGCGGGTTCAAGGATGCGTATCCGGAAGAGCTGTTATCCCATGTCCTCCGGGCCACATTAAAGGCCAATCCAAATCTCGATCCCGCGTTGATTGATGATGTGACGATTGGCTCTGTGCTACAGGAGCTCGGTGGTGCAAAGGCTGGACGAATGGCCCAGATTCACGCGGGATTCCCTCACTCGGTGCCTTTCAACACCGTCAACCGCCAATGCTCGTCCGGTCTGGCTGCAATCACCGCAGTCTCTTACGGTATCCGCGCCGGCGCAATTAACGTgggtgttggtggtggtatGGAGTCCATGACCCGTAACTACGGCTCGCGGGCCATCCCTACTGTCCTGTGGCCCGAATTGAAGGATTCACACTCCAAAGATGCCCGCGACTGCATCATGCCGATGGGCATTACTTCGGAAAATGTGGCCTCGCGCTATGGAATTTCTCGCGCAGACCAAGACGCGTTTGCGGCCGAGTCGCATCACAAGGCATCCGCCGCACAAAAGGCTGGCCGCTTTGACAGCCAGATTGTCTCGGTCACCACCAAATCGTTTTCCGCAGAGCACCCGGACGCGGCCCCCGAAGACATCACTGTGTCCCAGGACGACGGTATTCGGCACAACATCTCGGTTGAGAAGATGGCCTCGCTTAAGCCCGCCTTTTCCGCGGATGGCGCCAGTACCGCTGGTAACAGCTCACAGGTGAGCGACGGCGCTGCTGCGACTCTGTTGATGCGTCGATCAACTGCCGAAGAGCTCGGCCTCTCGGGATCCATCAAGGCTCGTTGGGTGGCTACCGCGGTGGCTGGGTGTGCGCCGGATGAGATGGGCGTGGGCCCCGCGGTGGCAATTCCCAAGCTGCTCGAGAATACTGGTCTCCAGGTTTCCGACGTGGGTGTTTGGGAGATCAACGAGGCATTTGCTTCGCAGGCACTGTACAGTATCCGCAAGTTGGGAATTGACCAAGCCAAGGTCAACCCCAACGGTGGTGCAATTGCCATCGGACATCCGCTCGGTGCTACCGGTGCTCGCCAAGTTGCCGATCTGTTGCCAGAGTTGGAGCGCAGCGGCCAGGACATCGGTGTTGTTAGCATGTGTATCGGCACTGGCATGGGCATGGCCGGCATGTTTGTGCGGGAATAA